In one window of Nicotiana tabacum cultivar K326 chromosome 12, ASM71507v2, whole genome shotgun sequence DNA:
- the LOC142167238 gene encoding uncharacterized protein LOC142167238, whose translation MLEITKVDKKIFDYLMEEPPERWARSCCPRRRYDMLTTNIVEPMNSVLLEARELPILRMIDFIQVKLQCWFYERRNEAEGTFYDVSCWVEEELKKKIDLDFTLNVFPIDSWRSRVEEEGNTFLVDLNKRTSIEKRNIKKSNFCSDWYLKESLLKTYERQIHLVGHTDS comes from the exons ATGTTAGAGATAACAAAAGTTGATAAGAAGATTTTTGACTACTTGATGGAAGAACCACCGGAAAGGTGGGCGCGTTCTTGTTGTCCACGAAGAAGAtatgacatgctcacaacaaacATAGTTGAGCCAATGAATTCTGTGCTATTAGAAGCAAGGGAGCTGCCTATATTGAGAATGATTGATTTCATCCAAGTGAAGCTACAATGTTGGTTTTATGAAAGAAGAAACGAAGCAGAAGGAACTTTTTATGATGTTTCATGTTGGGTAGaagaggaattgaagaaaaagatagaTTTAGATTTTACTTTAAAT GTCTTCCCTATTGATTCATGGCGTTCTAGAGTTgaggaagaaggaaatactttCTTGGTTGacttaaacaaaagaacat CTATCGAGAAGAGAAACATCAAGAAGTCCAATTTCTGCTCGGACTGGTACTTAAAGGAATCTTTGTTGAAAACATATGAAAGACAAATACATCTTGTAGGACATACAGATTCTTAG